In one window of Microbacterium profundi DNA:
- a CDS encoding ribose-phosphate diphosphokinase: MARKKKTVELDRDNGVAPGLVAKTKKRLVIAGGRSHPALTSAVAAGLGTEIAPTEHRTFASGEIYSRFEVSIRGCDLFLIQTFGEPVNEWLMETLIMIDAAKRASAKRITVVAPYYPYSRQDKKGRGREPISARLVADLLKTAGADRVMSVDLHAAQIQGFFDGPVDHLFAKPVLLEYFRENLTAEDRETLTIVSPDMGRVRVADTWSDSLDAPLAIIHKRRDPKIANQVSVHEIVGTVEGRTCLLVDDMIDTGGTIVKAAQALKSAGARRVIVAATHAIFSDPASERLQDASIDEVVVTDTIPLTESRRWDGLTILPIAPLLARAIHEVFEDGSVTSMFGGDA; the protein is encoded by the coding sequence ATGGCGCGCAAGAAGAAGACCGTTGAACTGGATCGGGACAACGGTGTCGCGCCGGGACTCGTCGCCAAGACGAAGAAGCGACTCGTCATCGCGGGCGGACGTTCGCACCCGGCTCTGACATCAGCGGTCGCCGCGGGCCTCGGCACCGAGATCGCACCGACCGAGCACCGCACGTTCGCGTCGGGAGAGATCTACTCCCGCTTCGAGGTGTCGATCCGCGGCTGCGACCTCTTCCTCATCCAGACCTTCGGCGAGCCGGTCAATGAGTGGCTCATGGAGACGCTCATCATGATCGATGCCGCCAAGCGCGCATCGGCCAAGCGCATCACCGTCGTCGCGCCGTACTATCCGTACTCGCGTCAGGACAAGAAGGGCCGTGGCCGCGAGCCGATCAGCGCCCGCCTGGTCGCCGACCTGCTCAAGACGGCCGGCGCCGATCGCGTCATGAGCGTCGACCTGCACGCCGCACAGATCCAGGGTTTCTTCGACGGTCCGGTCGATCACCTGTTCGCCAAGCCCGTTCTCCTCGAGTACTTCCGTGAGAATCTCACCGCCGAGGACCGCGAGACGCTCACGATCGTCTCGCCCGACATGGGTCGCGTCCGCGTGGCCGACACCTGGTCCGACAGTCTGGATGCTCCGCTCGCGATCATCCACAAGCGCCGCGACCCGAAGATCGCCAACCAGGTGTCGGTGCATGAGATCGTCGGCACGGTCGAGGGTCGTACGTGCCTGCTGGTGGACGACATGATCGACACCGGTGGCACGATCGTCAAGGCTGCGCAGGCTCTGAAGTCCGCCGGCGCCCGACGGGTGATCGTCGCAGCCACGCATGCGATCTTCAGCGACCCCGCCAGCGAGCGACTTCAGGACGCATCGATCGACGAGGTCGTCGTCACCGACACGATTCCGCTCACCGAGTCCCGTCGCTGGGACGGCCTCACGATCCTCCCGATCGCGCCGCTGCTCGCACGTGCCATCCACGAGGTCTTCGAGGACGGATCGGTCACGAGCATGTTCGGCGGCGACGCGTAA
- a CDS encoding pseudouridine synthase codes for MRSPLPVRDGVGATRLHVPLTGPWPTVSAYMIERFFHLDSQQLLTRFDDGEIVAFDGSPVARDAPLGAEEFVWYYREPPAETHIPFDIEILHEDRDLVVVDKPHFLPSTPAGRYVQNSALVRLRRLLDNPDLAPVHRLDRATAGLLMFSARPVTRGAYQTLFQRRRIEKVYEAVSARPAGWTNDLPRTVRLHIEKLRSQVCVDVDADREPNSETLIELFDADEHVVHTLLRPHTGKMHQLRVHLASIGLGILHDNLYPILTDEKPDDHDRPLQLLARELRFVDPLSGEERDFRTRQTLRYAPRT; via the coding sequence ATGCGCTCCCCCCTGCCCGTGCGCGACGGCGTCGGCGCCACCCGCCTGCATGTGCCACTCACCGGCCCATGGCCCACCGTGAGCGCATACATGATCGAGCGCTTCTTCCACCTCGATTCGCAGCAGCTTCTGACGCGTTTCGACGACGGTGAGATCGTCGCATTCGACGGCTCGCCCGTCGCCCGAGATGCACCGCTGGGCGCCGAGGAGTTCGTCTGGTACTACCGTGAACCGCCCGCGGAGACGCACATCCCGTTCGACATCGAGATCCTGCATGAGGACAGGGATCTCGTCGTGGTCGACAAGCCGCACTTCCTTCCATCGACACCGGCGGGCAGGTATGTGCAGAACTCCGCGCTCGTGCGTCTGCGCCGCCTGCTGGACAATCCTGATCTCGCTCCGGTGCACCGCCTGGATCGTGCGACAGCGGGACTGCTGATGTTCTCCGCACGCCCCGTGACGCGCGGCGCGTACCAGACACTGTTCCAACGTCGCAGGATCGAGAAGGTCTACGAAGCGGTGTCGGCACGGCCCGCAGGATGGACGAACGATCTTCCTCGCACTGTGCGGCTGCACATCGAGAAGCTGCGCAGTCAGGTATGCGTCGACGTCGACGCCGATCGCGAGCCGAACTCCGAGACGCTCATCGAGCTGTTCGACGCCGACGAGCACGTGGTCCACACGCTGCTGCGTCCGCACACCGGGAAGATGCATCAGCTGCGCGTGCACCTCGCGAGCATCGGTCTCGGCATCCTGCACGACAACCTGTATCCGATTCTCACGGACGAGAAGCCCGACGACCACGACCGGCCTCTGCAGCTTCTCGCCCGGGAGCTGCGCTTCGTCGACCCGCTCAGCGGTGAAGAGCGAGACTTCCGCACACGGCAGACGCTGCGCTACGCACCTCGTACCTGA
- a CDS encoding MarR family winged helix-turn-helix transcriptional regulator, translated as MSEADEVDRIVGAWNTQRPDLDFSPLEVLSRMDRLSKHLDRARRDVFRRSDIEPWEWDVLSALRRAGAPFQLSPKQLLQQTLVSSGTMTNRIDRLVARRFVRREADPGDGRSVLVTLTEDGQMRVDAAITRLVDVEAELLQALSRADRDRMAALLRKLSLSYDS; from the coding sequence ATGAGCGAGGCAGACGAAGTCGACCGGATCGTCGGCGCGTGGAACACACAGCGTCCCGATCTCGACTTCTCCCCCCTCGAGGTGCTGTCCCGGATGGACCGGCTCTCCAAACACCTCGACCGCGCGCGACGCGACGTGTTCCGCCGCAGTGACATCGAGCCCTGGGAGTGGGATGTGCTCTCGGCGCTGCGGCGCGCAGGCGCCCCTTTCCAGCTCTCGCCCAAGCAGCTGCTGCAGCAGACCCTGGTCTCCAGCGGCACCATGACGAACCGGATCGACCGGCTGGTCGCGCGCCGCTTCGTGAGGCGCGAGGCAGATCCCGGCGACGGCCGGAGCGTGCTCGTCACTCTGACCGAGGACGGCCAGATGCGGGTGGATGCCGCGATCACCCGCCTCGTCGACGTCGAAGCCGAACTGCTGCAGGCGCTCTCCCGCGCCGACCGCGACCGGATGGCAGCGCTGCTGCGCAAGCTCAGCCTGAGCTACGACTCATGA
- a CDS encoding HNH endonuclease signature motif containing protein — translation MPIIADNRTDPAVVTDRRAVLLDEWVDVGAEIARLEARRMRILAERDELLAYETGPKIVHSSMAQRSMVAEFAAAGHVAPGVMTNHFAVAAILVRDYPRTLAALQDGHISRRHAEVILEEAPKGDQDADDGGETLRAAYEHDVVPYACKTTAPRTRAHARAVTAALRPVTQEQAHREARDEREVSVRPTCDGIAQLIGVIPEVLAYAIFDRLTAMAAAMDDDRTMDQRRADLFCDLLLTAMATTATGTDMDAFRPNVQVTIAASTLAGRDDAMAELDGIGPIHPDIARSLAGRALSFTRLFLDPDGMVTNVDTYVPSSRMKRYLRARDQHCRFPGCRAKTSRCQIDHNHDRALGGATSLCNLACFCTSHHPLKHPDVDARHRWTVRQQPEGTLVWTSPLGREYIDTPELRVMFV, via the coding sequence ATGCCCATCATCGCAGACAATCGAACGGACCCGGCGGTCGTCACCGACCGCCGGGCTGTACTGCTCGACGAATGGGTCGACGTCGGAGCGGAGATTGCTCGACTCGAGGCGCGCCGTATGCGCATACTCGCCGAACGCGATGAACTTCTTGCCTATGAGACCGGGCCGAAGATCGTACACAGCTCGATGGCGCAGCGATCGATGGTCGCCGAGTTCGCCGCGGCCGGTCATGTCGCTCCCGGCGTGATGACCAACCATTTCGCCGTCGCTGCGATACTCGTGCGGGACTACCCGCGCACTCTCGCGGCACTGCAGGATGGGCACATCAGCCGCCGACACGCCGAGGTGATCTTGGAAGAGGCACCGAAGGGTGACCAAGACGCCGACGACGGTGGTGAGACCCTGCGGGCGGCATACGAACACGACGTCGTGCCTTACGCCTGCAAGACGACTGCTCCGCGGACCAGAGCCCACGCGAGGGCCGTGACAGCGGCGCTCCGACCGGTCACCCAGGAGCAGGCGCACCGCGAGGCGCGAGATGAGCGCGAGGTCAGCGTGCGCCCGACCTGCGACGGCATCGCCCAGTTGATCGGGGTGATCCCCGAAGTTCTCGCCTATGCGATCTTCGACCGTCTCACCGCGATGGCGGCAGCGATGGATGATGACCGCACGATGGACCAGCGCCGCGCGGACCTGTTCTGCGATCTGCTGCTGACCGCCATGGCGACGACGGCCACCGGCACCGATATGGATGCGTTCCGTCCGAACGTGCAGGTGACGATCGCTGCGAGCACCCTGGCGGGCCGGGACGACGCCATGGCCGAACTCGACGGGATCGGCCCCATCCACCCGGACATCGCCCGCAGCCTCGCCGGTCGGGCGCTGAGCTTTACCCGACTCTTCCTCGATCCCGACGGCATGGTCACCAACGTCGACACGTACGTCCCCTCCAGTCGGATGAAGAGGTACCTGCGAGCTCGAGATCAGCACTGCCGGTTCCCCGGTTGCCGGGCGAAGACTTCTCGGTGCCAGATCGATCACAATCACGATCGCGCGCTGGGTGGGGCGACGTCATTGTGCAACCTCGCCTGTTTCTGCACGAGCCATCATCCGCTGAAGCATCCGGACGTCGATGCACGACATCGATGGACTGTCCGACAGCAGCCCGAGGGGACTCTGGTGTGGACGAGTCCGCTCGGACGCGAGTACATCGACACTCCCGAACTGCGTGTGATGTTCGTCTGA
- the glmU gene encoding bifunctional UDP-N-acetylglucosamine diphosphorylase/glucosamine-1-phosphate N-acetyltransferase GlmU, which translates to MTENKLAIIVLAAGQGTRMKSRLPKVLHRISGRPLVGHVLTTAAALDAAHVEVVVRHERDQVVTALSADYPHVTFVDQDEVPGTGRAVQVAVDALPSGFEGDVLVLSGDCPLADAETLTSFVAAHRAAAAAATLMTAVVDDPNGYGRVIRDADGGVDRIVEQKDATADEASVNEINAGMYVFRASTLREYLPAIGVDNAQGEMYLTDVPGLLRRDGGRVAASVVSDVTVTYGVNDRAQLAEVGRLLNARIVRRWQLEGVTIVDPSTTWIDDDAKLAADVTILPNTHIVGATVIESGAVVGPDTSLVDCEVGADAVIRRSEATLAVIGAGATVGPFSYLRAGTTLGVGGKIGAFVETKNAQIGEGSKVPHLSYVGDATIGRGVNLGASTITANYDDVNKHRTEIGDEVHTGSHTVLVAPVKLGAGAKTGAGAVVRKDVPAGALAMSVAPQRNIEGWVEKNRAGTGAADAAAREQSAE; encoded by the coding sequence ATGACGGAGAACAAGCTCGCGATCATCGTGCTCGCCGCAGGCCAGGGCACCAGGATGAAGTCCAGACTTCCGAAGGTGCTGCATCGGATCAGTGGTCGCCCGCTGGTGGGACATGTGCTGACCACGGCGGCTGCGCTCGACGCCGCACACGTCGAAGTGGTCGTGCGCCATGAGCGCGACCAGGTGGTGACGGCACTCTCCGCGGACTACCCGCACGTGACGTTCGTCGATCAGGATGAGGTTCCAGGAACCGGGCGTGCTGTCCAGGTCGCGGTCGACGCGCTGCCATCCGGTTTCGAGGGCGATGTACTGGTCCTCTCCGGTGACTGCCCGTTGGCGGATGCGGAGACGCTGACCTCATTCGTCGCGGCGCACAGGGCCGCCGCCGCCGCCGCGACGCTCATGACGGCGGTCGTGGACGATCCGAACGGCTACGGTCGCGTGATCCGTGACGCCGACGGCGGCGTCGACCGCATCGTCGAGCAGAAGGACGCCACTGCCGACGAGGCATCCGTCAATGAGATCAACGCGGGAATGTACGTGTTCCGCGCCTCCACGCTGCGCGAGTACCTCCCCGCGATCGGCGTCGACAATGCGCAGGGCGAGATGTACCTCACGGATGTTCCGGGGCTTCTTCGCCGCGACGGCGGCCGGGTGGCGGCATCCGTCGTCTCTGATGTCACGGTGACCTACGGTGTCAACGACCGCGCGCAGCTGGCGGAGGTGGGCCGCCTTCTCAACGCCCGCATCGTCAGGCGCTGGCAGCTCGAGGGCGTCACGATCGTCGATCCGTCCACCACCTGGATCGACGACGATGCGAAGCTCGCCGCCGATGTGACGATCCTGCCGAACACGCACATCGTCGGCGCGACGGTCATCGAATCCGGCGCCGTCGTCGGCCCCGACACATCGCTCGTCGACTGCGAGGTGGGCGCGGATGCCGTTATCCGCCGCTCGGAGGCGACCCTCGCCGTCATCGGCGCCGGAGCGACCGTCGGGCCGTTCTCGTACCTCCGCGCAGGAACGACCCTCGGCGTGGGCGGCAAGATCGGCGCCTTCGTCGAGACGAAGAATGCGCAGATCGGCGAGGGAAGCAAGGTGCCGCACCTCTCGTACGTCGGCGATGCGACTATCGGCCGCGGCGTGAATCTCGGCGCGAGCACGATCACCGCGAACTACGACGATGTGAACAAGCACCGCACCGAGATCGGCGACGAAGTGCACACCGGTTCGCACACGGTGCTGGTCGCGCCCGTTAAGCTGGGAGCCGGTGCGAAGACCGGTGCCGGCGCCGTCGTCCGCAAGGACGTCCCCGCCGGAGCGCTGGCCATGAGCGTGGCCCCGCAACGCAACATCGAGGGCTGGGTCGAGAAGAACAGAGCAGGCACGGGCGCGGCGGATGCCGCAGCTCGGGAACAATCGGCGGAATAG
- the mmsB gene encoding multiple monosaccharide ABC transporter permease, whose protein sequence is MSTSTTPEVKNQGFHFRDIRKMFGGAQSSLRQFGIFGSLVVIVLLFEILTIVRNGPNGATLTPGNLINVINQYSFILILAIGMVMVIIMGHIDLSVGSVAAFTGIIVAKSMAEWNLPWPLAIVLGLVVGALVGAWQGFWVAYVGVPAFIVTLAGMLFFRGANQWIGNSQSIPVPKEFVYIGAGYLPEVGGPFQFNVPTMLLALAGVAWLVFWEIRTRRIQHKMGSIMAPLWVSVTKVVLLSVVVLAAGWMFATGRPGTSFPVSGLILLALVIIYSFITRNTVFGRHIYAVGGNRQAASLSGVKDRWVDFFVMMNMSVLAALAGMIFVARSQASGPGDGNGWELDAIASVFIGGAAVAGGIGTVIGSIIGGLVMAFLNNGLQLLGQGADVVSMIKGLVLLVAVGIDVWNKQQGRPSLIGFMMRKRNRPDAPNLTDYPKSK, encoded by the coding sequence ATGAGCACCAGCACGACCCCCGAGGTCAAGAATCAGGGATTCCACTTCCGCGACATCCGCAAGATGTTCGGCGGCGCGCAGTCGTCGTTGCGTCAGTTCGGCATCTTCGGCAGCCTCGTCGTCATCGTCCTGCTGTTCGAGATCCTGACGATCGTACGCAACGGCCCGAACGGTGCGACGCTCACGCCGGGCAACCTGATCAACGTCATCAACCAGTACTCCTTCATCCTGATCCTCGCGATCGGCATGGTGATGGTGATCATCATGGGCCACATCGACCTGTCGGTCGGTTCTGTCGCGGCCTTCACCGGCATCATCGTCGCGAAGTCGATGGCGGAATGGAATCTCCCCTGGCCGCTGGCGATCGTGCTCGGACTCGTCGTCGGAGCTCTGGTGGGAGCATGGCAGGGGTTCTGGGTCGCATACGTCGGGGTGCCGGCGTTCATCGTGACGCTGGCCGGCATGCTCTTCTTCCGCGGTGCCAACCAGTGGATCGGCAACTCGCAGTCGATCCCGGTGCCCAAGGAGTTCGTGTACATCGGCGCGGGCTATCTGCCCGAGGTCGGCGGTCCATTCCAGTTCAACGTGCCGACCATGCTGCTCGCCCTCGCCGGCGTCGCCTGGCTGGTCTTCTGGGAGATCCGCACCCGCCGCATCCAGCACAAGATGGGCTCGATCATGGCGCCGCTGTGGGTGAGCGTGACCAAGGTCGTGCTGCTGTCCGTGGTCGTGCTCGCCGCTGGCTGGATGTTCGCCACCGGTCGTCCAGGCACGAGCTTCCCGGTGTCCGGACTGATCCTGCTCGCACTGGTCATCATCTACTCGTTCATCACCCGCAACACGGTCTTCGGCCGGCACATCTACGCCGTCGGCGGCAACCGCCAGGCGGCGAGTCTCTCGGGCGTGAAGGATCGCTGGGTCGACTTCTTCGTGATGATGAACATGTCCGTGCTCGCTGCCCTCGCCGGAATGATCTTCGTCGCACGGTCGCAGGCCTCCGGTCCCGGTGACGGCAACGGCTGGGAGCTCGACGCGATCGCGAGCGTGTTCATCGGCGGCGCCGCCGTCGCCGGCGGCATCGGCACCGTGATCGGGTCGATCATCGGTGGTCTTGTCATGGCGTTCCTCAACAACGGCCTGCAGCTGCTCGGCCAGGGTGCAGACGTCGTCTCGATGATCAAGGGGCTCGTGCTCCTGGTCGCGGTCGGCATCGACGTCTGGAACAAGCAGCAGGGGCGCCCGTCGCTGATCGGATTCATGATGCGCAAGCGGAACCGCCCAGACGCCCCCAACCTCACCGACTATCCAAAATCCAAGTAA
- a CDS encoding substrate-binding domain-containing protein: MKRMAFAATVIVAATALALTGCSGERGGDTGGGTEEEAAGFDAGSTIGVALPDKTSENWVLAGQLFTDGLEEAGYKADVQYAPASNTVAEQQNQIQSMVTNGAKVIIIGAKDGKQLATQVQAAKDAGAYVIAYDRLIENTDALDYYVAFDNFKVGNLQGQALLDGLAERADHEAPYNVELFSGSPDDANSAVFFDGAMEVLQPAIDDGTLNVVSGQTEIAQTATEGWLAENAQNRMDTLLTGSYGGDVLLDGVLSPNDTLARAILTSAQQAGKGVPVVTGQDSEVESVKSIMEGIQYSTINKDTTLLVEQAIKMVGQLQKGEEVDVNDTESYDNGSKVVPSYLLDPVIVTKDNAAEAYANVPSLLEIVESYK; this comes from the coding sequence ATGAAGAGAATGGCATTTGCGGCCACAGTGATTGTCGCCGCTACAGCTCTCGCCCTCACCGGTTGCTCAGGCGAACGTGGCGGCGACACCGGGGGAGGCACCGAAGAGGAAGCCGCCGGTTTCGACGCAGGTTCGACGATCGGCGTCGCGCTGCCCGACAAGACCAGTGAGAACTGGGTGCTGGCAGGTCAGCTGTTCACCGACGGACTGGAAGAAGCCGGCTACAAGGCCGACGTCCAGTACGCCCCGGCGAGCAACACGGTCGCCGAGCAGCAGAACCAGATCCAGTCGATGGTCACCAACGGCGCCAAGGTCATCATCATCGGCGCGAAGGACGGCAAGCAGCTGGCCACGCAGGTGCAGGCGGCCAAGGATGCTGGCGCCTACGTGATCGCATACGACCGTCTGATCGAGAACACCGACGCGCTCGACTACTACGTCGCGTTCGACAACTTCAAGGTCGGCAACCTCCAGGGCCAGGCCCTGCTCGACGGGCTCGCCGAGCGCGCCGATCACGAGGCGCCGTACAACGTCGAGCTGTTCTCAGGCTCGCCGGATGACGCGAACTCGGCTGTCTTCTTCGACGGTGCGATGGAGGTACTGCAGCCGGCGATCGATGACGGCACGCTGAACGTCGTCTCGGGTCAGACCGAGATCGCTCAGACCGCCACAGAGGGCTGGTTGGCAGAGAACGCGCAGAACCGCATGGACACGCTGCTCACCGGCTCATACGGCGGCGACGTGTTGCTCGACGGCGTGCTGTCGCCGAACGACACGCTGGCACGCGCCATCCTCACCTCTGCACAGCAGGCGGGCAAGGGCGTCCCGGTCGTCACCGGTCAGGACTCCGAGGTCGAGTCGGTGAAGTCGATCATGGAGGGCATCCAGTACTCCACGATCAACAAGGACACCACGCTGCTCGTGGAGCAGGCCATCAAGATGGTCGGCCAGCTGCAGAAGGGCGAAGAGGTCGATGTGAACGACACCGAGTCCTACGACAACGGCTCGAAGGTCGTGCCGTCGTACCTGCTCGACCCGGTGATCGTCACGAAGGACAACGCTGCCGAGGCCTATGCCAACGTGCCGAGCCTCCTGGAGATCGTGGAGTCGTACAAGTAA
- a CDS encoding ABC-F family ATP-binding cassette domain-containing protein — protein sequence MAHLLGAEGLHLEYPTKVVFDSITLGIEEGDRIGIVGRNGDGKSSLLAMLAGRKEPDAGRVTMRAGTTVGVLDQADTLDDSLTIAQSVVGDMPEYEWAGDARVRDVIQGLLADLDWDAQVLGLSGGQRRRVALAALLVKDWDIVALDEPTNHLDVEAITWLAGHLKKRWAVNSGAFLVVTHDRWFLDEVCTETWEVHDRIVEPFEGGYAAYILQRVERDRMSAVTEAKRQNLARKELAWLRRGAPARTAKPKFRIDAANELIEDVPEIRDKVSLQSLAVSRLGKDVVDLLDAGVTYPSTGSVTGEIGAPREVLRDVEWRIAPGERTGILGVNGAGKSTLLGLVAGTIEPTSGRVKRGTTVKVKTLTQRIDELTTVWNDPVRKVIESLRTEYTFGTGSKSQSLTPGQLLERLGFSSAQLSTPVKDLSGGQQRRLQLLLVLLEQPNVLILDEPTNDMDTDMLAAIEDLLDSWPGTLLVVSHDRYFLERVTDQQFAVMGGRLRHLPGGVDEYLRLRTAEQSGAPSAKATTSSSGLDGAALRAAQKEVAALERKIQKLTQQIDKAKHALVEHDQSDYEGLAQKMKRISALESEVEENETRWLEVSDQVN from the coding sequence ATGGCACATCTTCTCGGGGCCGAGGGCCTCCATCTGGAATACCCGACCAAGGTCGTCTTCGACTCCATCACTCTCGGCATCGAGGAGGGGGATCGCATCGGCATCGTCGGACGCAACGGTGACGGAAAATCCTCTCTGCTGGCGATGCTCGCCGGCCGCAAGGAGCCGGATGCCGGACGCGTGACGATGCGCGCCGGCACAACAGTCGGCGTGCTGGATCAGGCCGACACCCTCGACGACTCGCTCACCATCGCACAGTCGGTCGTCGGCGACATGCCGGAATACGAGTGGGCAGGCGACGCCCGCGTGCGCGACGTCATCCAGGGGCTGCTCGCAGACCTGGACTGGGACGCGCAGGTGCTGGGTCTCAGCGGTGGACAGCGGCGTCGCGTGGCGCTCGCCGCGCTGCTCGTCAAGGACTGGGACATCGTCGCGCTGGATGAGCCGACCAACCACCTCGACGTCGAGGCGATCACCTGGCTCGCCGGGCACCTGAAGAAACGATGGGCCGTGAACTCCGGCGCCTTCCTCGTCGTCACGCACGACCGCTGGTTCCTCGACGAGGTCTGCACCGAGACCTGGGAGGTGCACGACCGGATCGTCGAGCCCTTCGAGGGCGGCTACGCCGCGTACATCCTGCAGCGCGTGGAGCGGGACCGCATGTCGGCGGTCACAGAGGCGAAGCGGCAGAACCTCGCGCGCAAGGAGCTCGCGTGGCTGCGCCGCGGCGCGCCGGCGCGTACGGCGAAGCCGAAGTTCCGCATCGATGCCGCGAACGAACTGATCGAGGATGTGCCGGAGATCCGCGACAAGGTCTCGCTGCAGTCGCTCGCCGTCTCCCGCCTCGGCAAGGACGTCGTCGATCTGCTGGATGCCGGCGTGACGTACCCTTCGACGGGCTCAGTGACCGGTGAAATCGGTGCTCCCCGCGAGGTGCTGCGCGACGTCGAGTGGCGCATCGCACCGGGCGAGCGGACAGGGATCCTCGGCGTGAACGGTGCAGGCAAGTCGACGCTTCTCGGGCTCGTCGCGGGCACGATCGAACCGACCAGCGGACGAGTCAAGCGCGGCACGACCGTCAAGGTCAAGACTCTCACCCAGAGGATCGATGAGCTCACCACGGTCTGGAACGACCCGGTGCGCAAGGTCATCGAGAGTCTGCGCACCGAGTACACCTTCGGCACCGGATCCAAGTCGCAGTCCCTCACTCCCGGCCAGCTCCTCGAGCGCCTCGGCTTCTCGTCCGCTCAGCTCTCGACGCCGGTGAAGGATCTCTCCGGTGGTCAGCAGCGACGGCTGCAACTGCTGCTCGTGCTGCTCGAGCAGCCCAACGTGCTGATCCTCGACGAGCCGACCAACGACATGGACACCGACATGCTCGCGGCCATCGAAGACCTGCTGGACTCCTGGCCGGGCACTCTGCTCGTGGTCAGTCACGACCGGTACTTCCTCGAGCGCGTCACCGACCAGCAGTTCGCTGTCATGGGAGGCAGGCTCCGGCACCTTCCGGGTGGCGTGGACGAGTATCTGCGGCTGCGGACGGCAGAGCAGAGCGGCGCGCCATCGGCGAAGGCGACGACGTCGTCATCCGGACTGGACGGTGCCGCGCTCCGCGCAGCGCAGAAGGAGGTCGCTGCTCTCGAACGCAAGATCCAGAAACTCACCCAGCAGATCGACAAGGCCAAGCACGCGCTGGTGGAGCACGATCAATCCGACTATGAGGGACTCGCTCAGAAGATGAAGCGGATCAGCGCGCTGGAGTCCGAGGTCGAAGAGAACGAGACACGCTGGCTGGAGGTCAGCGACCAGGTCAACTGA
- a CDS encoding FMN-binding protein: MTSLRVSSSIRKGAAVVGVAGLLALAGCSGAAGAEDAADAEDAADSTATNDSGTGADTSTASSDAAYADGTYSADGSYQTPETVEQISVTLTLEDGVVADVEVTGDPQARETEQYQGQFIDGIAEEVVGVSIDELNVTRVAGSSLTSGGFNAAVDDIKAQAAA; the protein is encoded by the coding sequence ATGACCAGCCTGAGAGTCTCCTCCTCAATTCGCAAGGGTGCCGCTGTCGTCGGCGTCGCCGGTCTTCTCGCTCTGGCCGGGTGCTCCGGTGCGGCCGGCGCCGAAGACGCGGCCGACGCCGAAGACGCGGCCGACAGCACCGCGACGAACGACAGCGGGACAGGCGCAGACACGTCGACGGCGTCATCAGATGCCGCGTACGCTGATGGCACCTACTCAGCAGACGGTTCGTACCAGACGCCCGAGACGGTCGAGCAGATCTCTGTCACGCTCACGCTCGAAGACGGCGTCGTCGCCGACGTCGAAGTGACCGGCGACCCGCAGGCGCGCGAGACCGAGCAGTATCAGGGGCAGTTCATCGACGGCATCGCCGAAGAGGTCGTCGGCGTCTCCATCGACGAGCTGAATGTCACCCGTGTCGCGGGATCCTCGCTCACGAGCGGCGGCTTCAACGCAGCGGTCGACGACATCAAGGCCCAGGCCGCAGCCTGA